The region ACGTGAGACTATGCCTGCGCTGTTCGAAGGCAGTGAAATAACTGGCGAGCTGAAGCACGACGTTGCCTCGGCCTGGGGCATGGATGCGGTGCCGGTTGTCGCAGGCGGTGGCGATAATGCCGCGGGTGCGGTGGGCGTCGGGCTTGCCGATCCTGGCGACGCGATGTTGTCGCTCGGCACCTCAGGCGTTTACTTTGCGGTCAGCGATGGATTCCGCGCCAGGCCGGAGAGCGCAGTACACAGCTTTTGTCACGCCTTACCAGCGCGCTGGCATTTGATGTCGGTGATGTTGAGCGCCGCGTCATGCCTTGACTGGGCCGCGTCATTGACGGGCGCGGATAACGTTCCGGCGCTGCTGGCCGCCGCGCAACGCGCGCGTGAAGAGGCGGGCACGGTCTGGTTTCTGCCTTATCTTTCAGGCGAGCGCACGCCGCATAACAACCCGCTGGCGAAAGGCGTATTTTTCGGGCTGACGCATGAGCACGGCCCGGCTGAACTGGCGCGTGCGGTGCTGGAAGGCGTCGGCTATGCGCTGGCAGACGGTATGGACGCGGTGCACGCGTGCGGCGTGACGCCGCAAAGCGTCACGCTCATCGGCGGCGGCGCACGGAGTACGTACTGGCGACAGATGCTGGCAGATATCAGCGGCATGCCGCTGGATTATCGCACCGGCGGCGACGTAGGCCCGGCGCTTGGCGCGGCAAGGCTTGCACAGATTGCGCTGACACCGGAGCGTGCGCTGAACACGCTATTGCCGCCGCTACCGCTGGAACAGCAGCATCAACCAGATACGGTGCGCCATCAGCGCTACGGCGAGCAGCGGGAAACCTTCCGCCAGCTTTACCGACAGCTGTTGCCGCTGATGTCTTAACGGGAACCGGGTGGTCAGCAAAAGGCGTCCTGAAACACCCGGTTTTTGTCCTTTTCTGGCCTGCCCACGATCAGGGATGCCTGTGAGAATAGGGTTTATCCCCCCTCACTAAGGTGTCCTGAAATGACGCGTACCGCTCTGCTGAATATTGATACTCAACAATCCTTTCTTCATCGTGACTACTGGCGGGAAGATGACTTTCCGGCGTTCTGTGAGGCCATGAACGGACTCATCGACGGCTGCCGGGCGCGTAATGTACCGGTCGTTGATATTTTTCACGTCGATGACGATGCGTTATTTACGCTGGAGTCCGGCTTTGTCGCGCCAATGCCTTTTCTGCGTCATCAGGCCGCCGTGACATTTCATAAGCATGTTCATAACGCATTCACCGATACCGGGCTGGATTTATGGCTGCGCCAAAGAGATATTAACCACCTGATTATTTGCGGTATCCGTACCGAGCAGTGTTGCGAAACCACTACGCGGGTCGCCTCTGATCTGGGCTATCGGGTGACGTTTGTCAGCGAAGCGACGCTGACCTTCCCGATGACCTGGAAAGGCGTGACGCTGGATGTGGAAACGCTGCGCCACCGCACTGAAACGGTGCTGGCAGGGCGTTTCGCGACGATTAGCAGCGTAGCGCAATGTCTGGAGTCTTTGGGATGACTATTCCTGTCTGGTTTGTGGTGTTGCCTGGCGTCATGGCGCTCGATTTAACGGGCCCGGCGGAGACGCTCGCGCTCGCGGGCGATGCCTTCAGTCTGAACTATATCGGGCCTGAAGCGCGCGTCACGATGTCGACCGGCCTGCAGATCGCCGGTATCGCCCCGTTACCAGACACACTGCCGCCAGGCAGTCTGCTTGTTCTGCCTGGCGTGTCGGATTCCAGCCGTTGGTTTGATACGACAGAGGCGCAGGCCGCCCGTAACTGGCTAATGCGCCTGCAACCGCAGATCCACAGCCGGAAGATCACGCTTATCTGCGTCTGTTCCGGGGCTCTTCTGGCGGCCCGCGCCGGGCTGCTGCATGGCGTGGAGTGCACCACGCATCACGATGTGCTGGCGCGCCTCAAAGCCGCCGCGCCTGGTGCACTGGTGCGCGATAACCGCATTTTCGTGGAGGACCGCGGCATCTGGACCAGCGCGGGCATTACCTCCGGCATCGATTTAAGCCTGCATCTGATTCATCGACTGAGCGGGCCACGCGCGGCCCTCGACGTGGCGCGCGAAATGGTGGTCTGGTTTCGCCGCTCCGGCGACGATCCGCAGCTGTCGCCCTGGCTGCGTTACCGTAACCATCTACACCCCGCCGTACATCGGGCTCAGGATCTGCTGGCCGCCAATCCGCAGGGCGCGTGGAGCCTGACGGAGATCGCGGGCCGGGCGCATGTCAGCCCGCGTCACCTGTCGCGGCTCTTTAAGGAACATTTAGGGATAAGTGTGCGTGACTATCTGGAGCAACTGCGCGTGGCGTTCGCCAGTCAGTGTTTGCTTCAGGGGCAGGGCGCTGAACAGGCGGCGCTGGCTGCCGGGTTTTCATCTGCCCGGCAGCTTCAGCGCGCCCGCCTGCGCGCGATTAACTGACCAGACGGCGGCGATCGATACGTTGCAGGAGCGCGGCCAGCAGGAGGCTGCCCGCAAGCGTCATACTAAAAATCCAGGCGATATCCAGCGCTGGCCACGCCGTCAGTTCGAGATGGCGCGTGCGCATAAAATGGATGATGAGGGCATGAAAACCGTAAATCCCCAGCGAATAACGGGCAATAAACGACAACGGCGCAAGCTCGCGGTTAAGCGTGTTTTTCGCCAGCACCAGCAGGCTTAACGCGGCGATCAACACCAGCGGGCCGCAGTAGAGGTAAAAAGTGTCGGCAAAATTACCGTGGCTCTCCAGCGCCTGATGCGTGCCGCTGGCAATCGACACCGTGCTCACCGCCAGCAACACGCCCGCCAGCAGGCTTACTGGCCGCTGCTGCGTTTCCATCATCCCGATAGCGCGGCCCATCAGGCCATAGAGCACGTAATAAAACGTATCCCCGTTAATGTAGAGATTCACCGGTAGCCATTGCACGCCGTCGAGCTTTTGCGCCACGGTATTCGGGTTCGCCACCACGCCCAGCAGCACAATGAGCGCCAGCGCCGTGCGGCCATCAATGCGTTTCACGCTAATCAACGGCGACAGCAGATAAATCACCACGATCGCGAAGAAAAACCATAAATGGTAGAAAACGGGCTTTTGCAACAACAGCTTAAGCGACAGCTCCGCATTGATAGGCGTAAGCAATGTGATATAAGCCAGCGCCACGGCGCTGTAAAACACCAGACAGAGCGCGATACGCAGAAAATGCCGCTGGCCGGCGCTGCGCTCGCCGAAAAACAGATACCCTGAAATCATAAAAAACAGCGGTACGCTAACGCGCGATGCGGAGTTCAGCAGGTTGGCGAAATCCCAGTTCAGCGGGCTTACCAGCGACGGATTGGTGATGTACCAGGTGGTGGTGTGGATCATGATGACCATCAGACAGGCTATCGCGCGCAGGTTATCTATCCAGTGAATTTTTTGCTGCATCAGTTCCTCTGTACCATCTTTAATTATCAGCAGTGTGACTTCCTGAATCGGGATCCTGCACCACGGAACAGTCTGAGTTTCAGGACGGGCTATTGTCAGCCTGGGGACGGTTTCGCAGAATGCACGCCCCTTGTTCGCTGCGATACCCCGCGTTTGGTCGTCATTTTAACATGGAGATAACACACTATGACGAGGCTGTTGCCCCGCACGCTTTGGCTGGTTCTTTTTACGGGCGCGCTTGCCGGTTGCAGTCATGAAGAGGCGCATCCGCAGCATGCGCAAAAAGGCCGCGTCAGCGCGCCGCATTCGCTGGAAATGGAGCAGCTTTGCAAAGATAAAGCCGCCCGCCGCTATAACACCGCTGCGCAGAAAATTACCGTTAACGGCTTCGAGGCGTTCCAGGGAAGCTATGAAATGCGGGGCTATACAGCGCGCGAAGAGGGCTTTACCTGTTCTTTCGACGCCAATGGTCAATTTTTACACCTTTCTATGCGCTAATGGCGCAACCACGCGTCAACAGCCTGGTTTTGGACGTGGATTGAGGCTGTATATCTGGCGGTCAACGGGTATACTGACCGCTTCCAAATAAACCCACTCGTATCGCGTGCGAAATCATATGCAAAAGTTTGATACCAGGACCTTTCAGGGCCTGATCCTGACCTTACAGGATTACTGGGCTCGTCAGGGCTGCACCATCGTTCAACCTCTGGACATGGAAGTCGGCGCCGGCACCTCCCACCCGATGACCTGCCTGCGGGCGCTGGGCCCGGAGCCTATCGCCGCCGCTTATGTTCAGCCTTCTCGTCGCCCGACCGATGGCCGCTACGGCGAAAACCCCAACCGTTTACAGCACTACTACCAGTTCCAGGTGATCATCAAGCCGTCGCCGGACAATATTCAGGAGCTGTATCTGGGGTCGCTTAAAGAGCTGGGTATGGACCCGACCATTCATGATATTCGCTTCGTCGAAGACAACTGGGAAAACCCGACGCTCGGCGCCTGGGGCCTCGGCTGGGAAGTGTGGCTGAACGGCATGGAAGTCACGCAGTTCACTTACTTCCAGCAGGTTGGCGGCCTGGAGTGCAAACCGGTGACTGGCGAAATCACTTACGGTCTTGAGCGTCTTGCCATGTACATCCAGGGCGTAGACAGCGTTTACGACCTGGTGTGGAGCGACGGCCCGCTCGGCAAAACCACTTACGGCGACGTGTTCCATCAGAACGAAGTGGAGCAATCCACCTATAACTTCGAATACGCCGACGTGGATTTCCTCTTTACCTGCTTTGAGCAGTACGAAAAAGAAGCCCAACAGCTGCTGGCGCTGGAAAACCCGCTGCCGCTGCCTGCTTATGAACGTATTCTGAAAGCCGCCCACAGCTTCAACCTGCTGGACGCGCGCAAGGCTATCTCGGTGACCGAGCGCCAGCGCTACATTCTGCGTATCCGCACGCTGACCAAAGCTGTGGCCGAAGCCTACTACGCCTCCCGCGAGGCGCTGGGCTTCCCGATGTGCAACAGAAATAAATAAGAGGCTGCCATGTCTGAGAAAACTTTTCTGGTGGAGATTGGCACTGAAGAGCTGCCACCAAAAGCCCTGCGCAGCCTGGCGGAATCCTTCGCTGCGAACTTTACTGCTGAACTGGACGCTGCGGGCCTGACCCACGGCGTTGTAAGCTGGTTTGCAGCGCCGCGTCGCCTGGCGCTGAAAGTGGCGAATCTGAGCGCGTCGCAGCCGGATCGCGAAGTTGAAAAACGCGGCCCGGCGGTCTCTGCGGCGTTTGACGCCGAGGGCAACCCGAGCAAAGCGGCGGAAGGCTGGGCGCGCGGCTGTGGTATTACGGTCGGAGAGGCTGAACGCCTGGTGACCGATAAAGGCGAGTGGCTGATGTATCGCGCCCATGTGAAAGGTGAAAGCGCGCAGGCGCTGCTGCCGAACATGGTCAGCGTCGCGCTCTCTAAATTGCCTATCCCGAAACTGATGCGCTGGGGCGCGTCCGAGGTGCAGTTCGTGCGCCCGGTACACACCGTGACGCTGCTGCTGGACGATGAAGTGCTGCCGGCGACCATCCTGGGCATTCAGTCTGACCGCGTGATCCGTGGCCACCGCTTTATGGGCGAGCCGGAATTCACCATCGACCACGCCGAGCAGTATCCGCAGATCCTGCTGGAGCGCGGCAAAGTCATCGCCGACTACAACGCGCGTAAAGCTAAAATTCAGCAGGACGCCGAAGCCGCGGCCGCGAAAATCGGCGGCAATGCCGATCTGAGCGATAGCCTGCTGGAAGAAGTCACCTCGCTGGTGGAATGGCCGGTCGTACTGACCGCGAAATTCGAAGAGAAATTCCTGGCAGTGCCGGCGGAAGCGCTGGTCTACACCATGAAGGGCGACCAGAAGTATTTCCCGGTTTACGGCACCGACGGCAAACTGCTGCCGAACTTTATCTTTGTGGCGAATATTGAGTCCAGAGATCCGCACCAGATTATTTCCGGTAACGAAAAAGTGGTGCGTCCGCGTCTGGCGGATGCCGAGTTCTTCTTCAATACCGACCGTAAAAAACGCCTGGAAGACAACCTGCCGCGTCTTGAAACCGTGCTGTTCCAGCAACAGCTCGGTACGCTGCGCGATAAAACCGACCGCATTCAGGCGCTTTCCGGTTGGATTGCCAGTCAGATTGGCGCAGATGTCAACCACGCGACGCGCGCGGGCCTGCTGTCCAAGTGCGACCTGATGACCAACATGGTGTTTGAATTTACCGACACCCAGGGCGTTATGGGGATGCATTACGCCCGTCACGACGGCGAAGCCGAAGACGTGGCCGTTGCGCTGAACGAGCAGTACATGCCGCGCTTTGCGGGCGACGCGCTGCCGTCAAGTCTGGTCGCCTGTGCGGTCGCGATTGCCGATAAGATGGATACTCTTGCCGGGATTTTCGGCATCGGCCAGCATCCGAAAGGCGATAAAGACCCTTTCGCGCTGCGCCGCGCCGCGCTCGGCGTGCTGCGTATTATCGTTGAGAAAAATCTGCCGCTCGATCTGCAAACGCTGACTGAAGAAGCGGTACGCCTCTACAGCAGCAAGCTGACCAATGCGAAA is a window of Cronobacter muytjensii ATCC 51329 DNA encoding:
- the xylB gene encoding xylulokinase is translated as MYIGIDLGTSGVKVILLDEQGALVASHSETLQVSRPHPLWSEQDPESWWQATDRAMQALGAQRSLRDVKAIGLSGQMHGATLLDKQQRVLRPAILWNDGRSAQECEILEEKVPNSRAITGNLMMPGFTAPKLLWVERHEPDIFRQTDKVLLPKDYLRLRMTGVFASDMSDAAGTMWLDVAQRDWSDTMLAACHLQRETMPALFEGSEITGELKHDVASAWGMDAVPVVAGGGDNAAGAVGVGLADPGDAMLSLGTSGVYFAVSDGFRARPESAVHSFCHALPARWHLMSVMLSAASCLDWAASLTGADNVPALLAAAQRAREEAGTVWFLPYLSGERTPHNNPLAKGVFFGLTHEHGPAELARAVLEGVGYALADGMDAVHACGVTPQSVTLIGGGARSTYWRQMLADISGMPLDYRTGGDVGPALGAARLAQIALTPERALNTLLPPLPLEQQHQPDTVRHQRYGEQRETFRQLYRQLLPLMS
- a CDS encoding isochorismatase family protein, whose protein sequence is MTRTALLNIDTQQSFLHRDYWREDDFPAFCEAMNGLIDGCRARNVPVVDIFHVDDDALFTLESGFVAPMPFLRHQAAVTFHKHVHNAFTDTGLDLWLRQRDINHLIICGIRTEQCCETTTRVASDLGYRVTFVSEATLTFPMTWKGVTLDVETLRHRTETVLAGRFATISSVAQCLESLG
- a CDS encoding GlxA family transcriptional regulator, translating into MTIPVWFVVLPGVMALDLTGPAETLALAGDAFSLNYIGPEARVTMSTGLQIAGIAPLPDTLPPGSLLVLPGVSDSSRWFDTTEAQAARNWLMRLQPQIHSRKITLICVCSGALLAARAGLLHGVECTTHHDVLARLKAAAPGALVRDNRIFVEDRGIWTSAGITSGIDLSLHLIHRLSGPRAALDVAREMVVWFRRSGDDPQLSPWLRYRNHLHPAVHRAQDLLAANPQGAWSLTEIAGRAHVSPRHLSRLFKEHLGISVRDYLEQLRVAFASQCLLQGQGAEQAALAAGFSSARQLQRARLRAIN
- a CDS encoding acyltransferase, giving the protein MQQKIHWIDNLRAIACLMVIMIHTTTWYITNPSLVSPLNWDFANLLNSASRVSVPLFFMISGYLFFGERSAGQRHFLRIALCLVFYSAVALAYITLLTPINAELSLKLLLQKPVFYHLWFFFAIVVIYLLSPLISVKRIDGRTALALIVLLGVVANPNTVAQKLDGVQWLPVNLYINGDTFYYVLYGLMGRAIGMMETQQRPVSLLAGVLLAVSTVSIASGTHQALESHGNFADTFYLYCGPLVLIAALSLLVLAKNTLNRELAPLSFIARYSLGIYGFHALIIHFMRTRHLELTAWPALDIAWIFSMTLAGSLLLAALLQRIDRRRLVS
- a CDS encoding YsaB family lipoprotein → MTRLLPRTLWLVLFTGALAGCSHEEAHPQHAQKGRVSAPHSLEMEQLCKDKAARRYNTAAQKITVNGFEAFQGSYEMRGYTAREEGFTCSFDANGQFLHLSMR
- the glyQ gene encoding glycine--tRNA ligase subunit alpha; this translates as MQKFDTRTFQGLILTLQDYWARQGCTIVQPLDMEVGAGTSHPMTCLRALGPEPIAAAYVQPSRRPTDGRYGENPNRLQHYYQFQVIIKPSPDNIQELYLGSLKELGMDPTIHDIRFVEDNWENPTLGAWGLGWEVWLNGMEVTQFTYFQQVGGLECKPVTGEITYGLERLAMYIQGVDSVYDLVWSDGPLGKTTYGDVFHQNEVEQSTYNFEYADVDFLFTCFEQYEKEAQQLLALENPLPLPAYERILKAAHSFNLLDARKAISVTERQRYILRIRTLTKAVAEAYYASREALGFPMCNRNK
- the glyS gene encoding glycine--tRNA ligase subunit beta — its product is MSEKTFLVEIGTEELPPKALRSLAESFAANFTAELDAAGLTHGVVSWFAAPRRLALKVANLSASQPDREVEKRGPAVSAAFDAEGNPSKAAEGWARGCGITVGEAERLVTDKGEWLMYRAHVKGESAQALLPNMVSVALSKLPIPKLMRWGASEVQFVRPVHTVTLLLDDEVLPATILGIQSDRVIRGHRFMGEPEFTIDHAEQYPQILLERGKVIADYNARKAKIQQDAEAAAAKIGGNADLSDSLLEEVTSLVEWPVVLTAKFEEKFLAVPAEALVYTMKGDQKYFPVYGTDGKLLPNFIFVANIESRDPHQIISGNEKVVRPRLADAEFFFNTDRKKRLEDNLPRLETVLFQQQLGTLRDKTDRIQALSGWIASQIGADVNHATRAGLLSKCDLMTNMVFEFTDTQGVMGMHYARHDGEAEDVAVALNEQYMPRFAGDALPSSLVACAVAIADKMDTLAGIFGIGQHPKGDKDPFALRRAALGVLRIIVEKNLPLDLQTLTEEAVRLYSSKLTNAKVVDEVVDFMLGRFRAWYQDEGYSVDTIQAVLANRPTRPADFDARMKAVSHFRTLDEAAALAAANKRVSNILAKATEPLNDQVHASVLKEDPEIRLALQLAVMRDKLQPLFAEGRYQEALVELAQLREPVDEFFEKVMVNADDAQVRINRLTLLSKLRELFLQVADISLLQ